The genomic DNA GGCTCGGACTCCTGATCGGCGTGCTCGCCGTCATCGCCGCACATTTCCTCGGTCTCGGGGAAGCCCTCACGGCCGCCGCGGATCTCGGCCTGGTGCTGGGGCTGCTGTGCGCGGTGGTCGCTGCGGTGTCCATCGTCATCCGCTCCGACGGCTCGGGCGGGACGGCCGTGGTCGGCATCCTCGCCTGCGCTCTGATCGGCCTCGCCGAGCCCGGGCGGGCCCTTCCGTCCATGTTCGCCCTCACGCAGTCCGCGCTGGTGGCCCTCACCGCGGTGGTGATCGAGGCCGTGGTGCTGGCGCTCGTGGTCAGCGCTCTCGTCGCGGCCGGCCGCAGGGTGCGAGCCCTGCAGATCGGCGTCGCGGCGGCAGGCGCCGTCGCGGCCGTGATGACCGGGACCGCGATCGTCGTGCTCGCCGTCGCCACCGGCGGTTCCGCGATCCCGATGCCCACGCAGCTCGTCGTGATCGTGGGGGCCCTGGTGCTGGGCACCGCCGTCGGCGGCCTGATGGCGCTGCGCTCAGGCCGTCGGGGCGACCTCGAAGCCCGCCGGAGCGAGGCGTGAGAGCTCCTCGCGCAGCAGGTCGCCGATCCCGGCCCGCCGCCGCTCGTCCATGCGCTCGATCGGCCCGGTGACGCTGACCGAGACCGACCGCCCGCCCGGACGCACCAGGGCCACGCCCACGCAGGCGATGCCCGTCTCGTTCTCCTCGATCTCCATGGACCAGCCGCGCGCGGCGGTCCGGTCGACGACCTCCGCGAGGTGCTCGAGGGCGATCACCTGTCCCACCTCCGCCGTCTCCGCCGCGGTGGCGCGGGCGTACGCGTCCAGCGCCTGGCCGCGGACCCCGTCGGCCGCGAGCAGGGCCCGCCCCATGGCGGTGCGTGCCGCCGGGGCGCGCTTGCCGATGCTGGACCACACGCGCAGCGTGCGCTCGGGCTCGACCTTGTCCAGGTAGAGGACGTGGGGGCCGTCGAGCCGGCCCAGGTGCACCAGCTCCTGGGTGCGGTGCGAGATCGCCGCGAGCGCCGGGGCGAACAGCACCGGGAGGTTCTCCCCCCGCTCGAAGCGCCCTGCCAGCACCGGGACGGCACTGCCCAGACGGTAGCGCTGGTCGGGCTGCACCTGCTCGGCGAAGCCCCGATGGATCAGGGCGCGCAGCAGCCGGTGCACCGAGGCCTTGTTCAGACCGCTGGAGGCGGTGATCTCGCGCAGCGTCAGCCCGTCGGGCCCCGCCTCGGCGAGGATCTCGAGCAGGGCCAGCGCCTTGTCGACGCTGCCGACGGGGGAGGCCGCGGTCTCGGGGGTCGTGGTCATGGGGTCCATTCTCTCCGTCGGTCCCAGGGGCGGGACGTCGTTGCCGAGGCCGGTCGGGAGGCCTATGCTGATCGCGCACTACGGAACGCACGTTCCAGCATACAAAACATCAGGCAGTTCTCGTTCGTCTCAGGCCCCGCGAGCTGCCGCAATCCACATCGGTCGACGACGTCGTCGACGACCGGGAGCCGCGCCGCGGCGACGGGCCCGCGCGAAGGAGCACGATGAGCACCCACCCGAGAACCGACGCGTCGGCCGACCCGCCCGAGACCCCCACGGCCCCCGGAGCGGCCTCGACCCAGCCCACGCGATCCGTCGGGGACCTGGTCCGCGCCGCCGTCTCCGGCTGGCTCGGCACCGCCCTGGAGTTCATGGACTTCCAGCTCTACTCCCTGGCCGCGGCCCTGGTGTTCAGCGAGGTGTTCTTCGCCGCCGACAACCCCGGCATGGCCGTGATCGGCGCGATGGCCACCTACGGCGTGGGCTATGTGGCCCGCCCCGTCGGCGCCTGGTACTTCGGGCGCATGGGGGACCGGATCGGCCGCAAGAAGGTCCTGTTCTACACGATCGTGCTCATGGGCATGGCCACCACGCTGATCGGGGTGCTGCCCACCTACGGCCAGGTCGGACTGCTCGCGCCGGCTCTGCTCGTGCTCCTGCGGCTGCTGCAGGGCTTCGGCGCCGGCGCCGAGATCTCCGGGGCCGGTGTCATGCTCGCCGAGTACGCGCCGGTGAAGCGCCGCGGGCTGGTCGCCTCCCTGGTGGCGCTGGGCACGAACTGCGGCACGCTGTTCGCCTCGGCGGTGTGGGCGGTGCTGCTGGTGGCGGTCACCGAGCAGCAGCTGATGGACTGGG from Brachybacterium sacelli includes the following:
- a CDS encoding IclR family transcriptional regulator, which codes for MTTTPETAASPVGSVDKALALLEILAEAGPDGLTLREITASSGLNKASVHRLLRALIHRGFAEQVQPDQRYRLGSAVPVLAGRFERGENLPVLFAPALAAISHRTQELVHLGRLDGPHVLYLDKVEPERTLRVWSSIGKRAPAARTAMGRALLAADGVRGQALDAYARATAAETAEVGQVIALEHLAEVVDRTAARGWSMEIEENETGIACVGVALVRPGGRSVSVSVTGPIERMDERRRAGIGDLLREELSRLAPAGFEVAPTA